AGCGACCTTTTTAGATAGTGTAGGTGGGGTGATTGCGATGGCAGAAGTCTATCATCGCCGTCATGTAGAAGATTTGCATGAAACCTCAAAAAAAATCTCGCGGCTGGCTACGGTTGATATGCGAGTAGATTATCTTGCACCAGGCCGAGGCCAGTATTTTATTGCCCGTGGTAAGATTTTACGCTTTGGACGCAAAGGCTGTACCGTGCGGATGACCATGGTCAATGATGAGGAAAAAGCCATCGCGACCGCAATTGCCTCTTACGCCTACTAAATAGGTCTGATCTCATCTTTTCTTGAAGCTGATTGTCCCGAATCAGCTTTTTTATTGCCTGGTCAAACTTGTATATTCAGAACATTCTGAAAAGTGGGATAAAAATAGAAAACTCAACAGTTACGTTTTTAGATCGTAATTTAAGTTTGATGTTTTACAATCGTGATATTTCTTGCCCACAGTGCAGTCAGCTGCCTGTTTCCCTTAATAAAAGAGCCCATATCGTGCATGGGATGTTTGTGCTTGAACAATCTGGATAAGGAATAAAATATGACCGATACTCAGCCATCTGCGAAGGATGCCGCAGCCGTTCCCGCTGAAAATCACGGTACACAGATGAACAAACGTAAAACGCTGCTGAAAATTGTAGCCGTATTGTTTATTGCTGCTGTTTTAATTTATGCAATTTGGATGTGGGTCGGACAGGATTCAGTCAGCACGGATAATGCCTATGTAGGTGCCGAAACGGCATCTATCACTTCAATGGTTAGTGGTCAGGTCGTGGAGGTGCGCGTAAAAGACACCCAGCAGGTCAAAAAAGGGGAGCTGTTACTCAGTCTGGATACCCGCGATGCAACAATTGCATTGGCACAGGCTCAAGCTGAATTGGCCAAAGCACAACGTCAATACAATCAGACCTCCGCGAACAGTCAGTCCTTAAATTCACAGATTCTGGTACGTCGTGATGAAATTGCCAGTGCGCAAGCTCAACTCAGCAAAGCACAGGCGGATTTGAACAAGGCACAGAATGACTATGCACGCCGTCAGAAGCTGATCGAAACCGGGGCGATTTCCAAAGAAGAATTGACCAGCGCACAGGCTG
This portion of the Acinetobacter sp. GSS19 genome encodes:
- a CDS encoding thioesterase family protein, translated to MSNTDKTWTGNLLLHEHHDSDQMVEQLCAAFNQAPFFQHVGMQMRVRQGQIEGYFEMQPYLIGNKAFQILHGGVAATFLDSVGGVIAMAEVYHRRHVEDLHETSKKISRLATVDMRVDYLAPGRGQYFIARGKILRFGRKGCTVRMTMVNDEEKAIATAIASYAY